The Schizosaccharomyces pombe strain 972h- genome assembly, chromosome: I genome contains a region encoding:
- the imp4 gene encoding U3 snoRNP-associated protein Imp4 encodes MLRRAVRERRQFIYKRNQELQEAKLNEKRRALRKALEGNKELNKDLQEDSQLQKDYKYDESRATQEETETNLDDEYHRLGEREPKVLVTTSREPSSRLAQFAKEVRLLIPNSYRLNRGNIVVGSLVEAARANDITDIVILHEHRGIPDGLVISHLPYGPTLSFSLHNVVLRHDIPNTGTMSEAYPHLIFENLTSKLGKRVKTALSALFPPDPKDTTPRVVTFANTDDYISFRHHIYAKTGPKQIILSEAGPRFEMKLFEITLGTVDMVDADVEWKLKPYQRHKRDVLAE; translated from the coding sequence aTGCTTCGTCGTGCTGTTAGGGAAAGAAGACAGTTCATTTATAAGAGAAATCAAGAACTTCAAGAAGCAAAACTCAATGAAAAACGACGTGCATTAAGAAAAGCATTGGAAGGTAACAAAGAATTGAACAAAGATTTGCAGGAAGACAGTCAACTTCAAAAGGATTATAAATATGATGAAAGCAGAGCAACTCAAGAAGAGACAGAAACCAACCTTGACGATGAGTACCACCGTCTGGGTGAGAGGGAGCCAAAAGTTTTAGTTACCACCAGTCGAGAGCCCTCATCTCGTCTAGCGcaatttgcaaaagaagTACGTCTCTTGATTCCCAACTCATATCGACTCAATCGTGGTAATATCGTTGTCGGAAGCTTGGTAGAAGCCGCTCGTGCCAATGATATTACCGATATAGTCATTTTGCACGAACACAGAGGTATCCCTGATGGTCTTGTAATTTCTCATCTTCCTTATGGTCCTACCTTgtcattttctttacatAACGTGGTTCTTCGTCATGATATCCCTAATACTGGTACCATGTCAGAAGCGTATCCACAtcttatttttgaaaatttgactTCAAAGTTGGGAAAGCGCGTTAAAACAGCTCTTTCTGCTTTATTTCCTCCAGACCCTAAAGATACTACACCACGTGTGGTTACATTTGCTAACACTGATGATTATATCAGTTTCCGTCACCACATTTACGCCAAAACAGGCCCAAAGCAGATTATTCTATCTGAGGCTGGTCCTCGCTTTGAGATGAAACTATTTGAAATTACCCTCGGCACCGTTGATATGGTAGACGCTGATGTGGAATGGAAATTGAAGCCTTACCAGCGTCACAAACGTGATGTTTTAGCTGAATGA
- the prl65 gene encoding protein prl65: MTKYSKGNKVEYHPIGGPSGTSTSTGVIQQVIKNDSGEETRYEILNDHTGKAATYKERNISRILD; the protein is encoded by the exons atgaccAAATATTCTAAAGGAAACAAAGTCGAATACCATCCT ATTGGTGGCCCTAGCGGTACCAGCACCTCAACAGGAGTTATCCAGCAGGTGATTAAAAACGATAGCGGAGAGGAGACTCGTTATGAAATATTGAACGATCATACTGGAAAGGCTGCTACCTACAAGGAGAGAAACATTTCTCGTATCCTAGACTAA
- the ymr1 gene encoding myotubularin family phosphatidylinositol-3-phosphatase yields MENIKVAKVGNVKFVNKGNELNGTLHLTAYHSIFSISENGKEIWTAYSMINNVKLCSNEKSFCIRIQCRDFMFFCWRFQSTEDAMDVYDTLQELMSINSINMLYAFYYMPSGDEEKLPSSWKSFLLENEYRRMGVGDSTQADGAGGNWRITKINENYSECHSYPQALAVPASISDSVIYYGCKYRSKNRFPTLTYLHKNSFSITRASQPLVGIRQNRSAQDEKLVEAIFATSIIPGKENLIVDARPSTNAMANIAVGAGSENMDHYRFAKKIYLGIDNIHVMRDSLNKIVNALKNTDISAAPPLIELLNRSSWLKHLANILQGAVLIVKTVHFRHAHVLVHCSDGWDRTSQLCALPQLCLDPYYRTIEGFFALVEKDWLSFGHRFAERCCHLPGKRIFTIDSSYSEEPPQSSPSSTLQYTFSTVRSALSGFSIDHSEKMMSPVFHQFLDCVWQIMDQFPNCFEFNERFLRRLLYHLYSCQYGSFLYNSERERAQASVSTHTRCIWDYFLSRKDEFKNPNYVPYDDVIMPDPSSLRWWSASFAQPDENMNIPSPSESPSL; encoded by the exons ATGGAAAACATCAAAGTTGCAAAA GTCGGAAATGTGAAGTTTGTGAACAAAGGAAACGAATTGAACGGAACATTGCATTTGACAGCGTAtcattctattttttcaatctcGGAAAATGGGAAGGAAATTTGGACGGCATATTCCATGATAAATAATGTAAAGCTTTGCTCTAACgaaaaatcattttgtATACGTATACAATGCCGAGACTTTATGTTCTTTTGTTGGAGGTTTCAAAGCACGGAGGATGCGATGGACGTATACGACACTTTACAGGAATTGATGTCTattaattcaataaatatgCTATACGCATTTTACTATATGCCCTCCGGAGATGAAGAGAAACTGCCATCTTCTTGGAAATCATTTCTacttgaaaatgaatatagGCGCATGGGAGTAGGTGATTCCACCCAAGCTGATGGTGCTGGCGGAAATTGGAGGATAACTAAAATTAACGAAAATTACTCTGAGTGCCATTCTTATCCGCAAGCTCTAGCCGTTCCCGCTAGCATTTCTGACAGTGTTATATATTATGGATGCAAATATAGATCTAAAAATCGATTTCCTACCCTTACGTATCTCCATAAAAATTCT ttttcAATTACGCGGGCCTCTCAACCCCTTGTGGGTATTCGTCAAAATCGAAGTGCACAGGATGAAAAACTTGTTGAAGCTATATTCGCAACATCAATCATTCctggaaaagaaaatcttaTAGTTGATGCGAGGCCTTCTACTAATGCGATGGCTAACATTGCCGTAGGCGCTGGAAGCGAAAACATGGATCACTACCGTTTTGCAAAGAAGATATATCTTGGAATTGATAACATACACGTCATGAGggattctttaaataaaattgtgaATGCTCTTAAAAATACAGATATTAGTGCGGCACCTCCATTGATAGAACTCTTAAACAGATCAAGTTGGCTTAAGCACTTGGCTAACATTTTACAAGGAGCGGTTCTTATTGTTAAAACAGTTCATTTTAGGCATGCCCATGTACTTGTACATTGCTCAGATGGATGGGACAGAACTTCCCAGTTATGTGCTCTACCTCAATTGTGTTTGGATCCTTACTATAGAACAATTGAGGGATTTTTTGCTCTCGTCGAAAAGGATTGGCTTTCCTTCGGGCATAGGTTTGCAGAAAGATGTTGTCATTTACCTGGTAAACGTATTTTTACAATCGACAGCTCATACTCAGAAGAACCACCCCAATCTTCACCAAGTTCGACTTTACAATACACTTTTTCAACAGTACGCTCTGCTTTAAGTGGCTTCTCAATTGACCATTCCGAAAAAATGATGTCTCCGGTCTTTCATCAGTTTTTAGATTGCGTCTGGCAAATTATGGATCAATTTCCTAATTGTTTCGAGTTTAACGAGAGATTTTTACGCCGTCTACTTTACCATCTTTACTCTTGCCAATACGGTTCGTTCCTATACAACTCTGAACGGGAACGAGCTCAAGCATCCGTCAGCACTCATACTCGTTGTATCTGGGACTATTTCCTTTCTCGGAAGGATGAATTCAAGAATCCTAACTATGTACCTTATGATGATGTTATAATGCCTGATCCTTCATCGCTGAGATGGTGGTCAGCTTCTTTTGCTCAACCTGATGAAAACATGAATATCCCATCACCCTCCGAATCTCCGTCTTTATGA
- the pbr1 gene encoding putative dehydrogenase produces MPIPIIAHIAQFKYEHLITHWAQYTKAAIAVSTIAAFKFWTSGRTTTWERKMNGMVVMVTGGSSGIGQVVVEKLASLGAQVVILLRTEPDQFTVDYIMDLRKRTKNQLIYTEVCDLSSMLSVRKFATKWIDCTPIRRLDMIVLCSGVLLPPFMDRQTTEEGVELQWATNFLGPYQLLRILRPVIYGQPGHREVRIVAATCSSYILGNIDFNDLDLSNHPYPRKSPWKVVGNAKLALMTYLYDFQKKAEAHERPDKMPCNLHTIMANPGVVRTPGFRRVVSFGKVWGLFLYLLLWPFWWLLLKGTIHGAQSFFHAICSPEFASITQPVLVNECSIVEYSRKEITDPEFAEKLIKAADAQIDEVEKQYKKKKIKKSKK; encoded by the coding sequence ATGCCTATTCCAATTATTGCTCACATAGCACAATTTAAGTATGAGCATCTAATTACACATTGGGCTCAATATACAAAGGCTGCGATTGCGGTTTCAACAATTGCGGCCTTTAAATTCTGGACTTCTGGACGAACAACAACTTGGGAGCGTAAAATGAACGGAATGGTAGTCATGGTCACTGGGGGAAGTTCTGGAATAGGACAAGTTGTCGTAGAGAAATTAGCTTCTCTGGGAGCTCAAGTTGTTATTCTACTTCGTACAGAGCCAGATCAATTTACTGTAGATTACATAATGGACCTTAGAAAGCGTACAAAAAACCAACTAATTTATACTGAAGTCTGTGACTTGAGCTCTATGTTATCTGTTAGGAAGTTCGCTACAAAGTGGATTGATTGCACTCCTATTCGTAGGCTGGATATGATAGTTTTGTGCAGTGGAGTTTTACTGCCTCCATTTATGGATAGGCAAACTACCGAGGAAGGTGTTGAGTTGCAATGGGCTACAAATTTCTTAGGTCCATACCAGCTACTTAGGATTCTCCGCCCAGTTATATATGGTCAGCCCGGGCACAGGGAAGTACGAATTGTTGCAGCTACCTGTTCATCATATATTTTAGGTAATATAGATTTCAACGATCTTGATTTATCTAATCATCCATATCCTCGAAAAAGTCCCTGGAAGGTAGTGGGAAATGCCAAACTTGCCTTGATGACTTATCTTTATgattttcagaaaaaagCTGAAGCTCATGAACGACCTGACAAAATGCCGTGTAATTTACATACCATCATGGCAAATCCAGGTGTCGTTCGAACTCCAGGATTTCGAAGAGTTGTATCCTTTGGAAAGGTTTGGGgattatttctttatttgttACTTTGGCCGTTTTGGTGGCTTCTTCTGAAAGGTACTATTCATGGTGCtcaatcattttttcatgCTATTTGCAGTCCCGAATTTGCTTCGATTACTCAACCCGTCCTTGTAAATGAATGTTCGATAGTTGAATATTCACGCAAAGAAATTACCGATCCGGAATTTGCTGAAAAACTAATAAAAGCTGCCGATGCCCAAATTGATGAAGTTGAAAAGCAATacaagaagaagaaaatcaagaaatcaaaaaaatag
- the sst4 gene encoding ESCRT 0 complex subunit sst4: MSRWWNSNSQFASDIEKATSETLPAGSEEISLYLEISDQIRSKSVDPKFAMRILKSRIDHSNPNVQIMALKLTDTCVKNGGSGFLLEIASREFMDNLVSILRSPAGIDEDVKMVILRYIQSWALAVPDTNSPLSYIIHVYQNLKDGDYEFPEPSQNITSKFLDTETPPDWTDSEVCLRCRTPFTFTNRKHHCRNCGGVFCNQCSSKTLSLPHLGINQPVRVCDSCYSLRTKPKGSKSRARNERKFHAKTRKTPSKPVTNNEDEDIKRAIELSLKEMPQSREPPSYERPSEANVVISQDQHLTEDEDEELKRAIAISLEEAQKSSQKDDNVTAPNNMNISYPSVPAHTVSTDIRSSPFSGRPSDNPSTLISTADADNITLYATLVQKLKKLPPGSIFTEYQLQELHENMGVMRTRMMRSLGETMSKYNGLIQALQKLQTCMRLNDALIEQRLSSTYAHHYIDSSMDSNRSIEPEPDVISTVRNSSTIPQASSSSVPKIVVDSSPVTENPPSHSDVMGQKDTISSYYSTDTDVSANVMGNRHDEVVFSDTASGEKNTKLNIDESTNYYNTDSIDKVGEPFDEISSGYDDLMNGNDKQGNDIPEVQEASLIEL; the protein is encoded by the coding sequence ATGTCTCGGTGGTGGAATTCCAATTCTCAGTTTGCTTCCGACATAGAAAAGGCTACATCGGAAACGCTTCCTGCTGGCTCTGaagaaatttcattatatttagaaatttcTGATCAAATACGTAGTAAGTCTGTTGATCCGAAATTTGCTATGCGTATTCTTAAATCCCGAATTGATCATTCGAATCCGAATGTTCAAATAATGGCATTGAAGTTGACAGATACCTGCGTTAAAAATGGGGGTTCCGGTTTTTTATTGGAAATAGCTTCTAGAGAGTTTATGGATAATTTGGTATCTATTCTACGATCTCCTGCAGGAATAGACGAAGACGTTAAAATGGTCATTTTACGATACATTCAGTCTTGGGCTTTGGCAGTTCCAGATACCAATTCTCCACTTAGTTATATTATTCAtgtttatcaaaatttaaaagacgGTGATTATGAGTTCCCTGAGCCTTCTCAGAACATTACtagcaaatttttagatACTGAAACACCGCCCGATTGGACAGATAGTGAAGTTTGTCTTCGTTGTCGTACACCTTTTACATTCACTAATCGTAAACACCATTGTAGAAATTGCGGTGGCGTGTTTTGCAATCAATGTTCTTCAAAAACACTTTCTCTTCCTCACCTTGGAATTAACCAGCCTGTTAGGGTATGCGACAGTTGTTATTCATTACGTACGAAACCCAAAGGTTCCAAATCAAGAGCGCGAAATGAAAGGAAATTCCATGCGAAGACTAGAAAGACACCCTCTAAACCCGTAACTAATAATGAAGACGAAGATATCAAAAGAGCTATTGAGCTTTCCCTCAAAGAAATGCCTCAATCACGAGAACCTCCATCTTATGAAAGACCTTCAGAGGCCAATGTAGTTATTAGTCAAGACCAACATCTTACAGAAGACGAAGATGAAGAGCTTAAACGTGCTATTGCTATCAGCCTTGAGGAAGCACAGAAGTCATCTCAAAAGGATGACAATGTTACGGCACCTAACAATATGAATATTTCTTACCCTAGTGTTCCAGCTCACACCGTTTCAACTGATATTCGATCATCTCCTTTCTCTGGTAGGCCGAGTGATAATCCTTCTACTTTAATTTCTACTGCGGATGCTGATAACATCACTTTATATGCTACTTTGGTgcaaaagttaaaaaagctACCACCTGGGTCTATTTTTACGGAATATCAGCTACAGGAACTCCACGAAAATATGGGTGTTATGCGAACTCGTATGATGCGATCGCTTGGTGAAACAATGAGTAAATATAACGGGCTAATTCAAGCTTTGCAAAAGCTCCAAACTTGTATGCGATTGAATGATGCTCTAATAGAACAAAGACTTTCATCCACGTATGCACATCATTATATTGATTCTAGCATGGATTCAAACCGATCAATTGAACCTGAGCCGGATGTAATTAGCACTGTGAGGAATAGTTCAACCATTCCCCAGGCTTCGTCTTCTTCTGTCCCGAAAATCGTTGTCGATTCGTCTCCGGTAACAGAAAATCCCCCTAGTCATTCTGATGTGATGGGTCAGAAAGATACTATCTCCAGTTATTACTCGACGGATACAGACGTTTCTGCGAATGTAATGGGAAATCGACACGATGAAGTTGTATTTTCTGACACCGCATCTGGTGAAAAgaatacaaaattaaatatcgATGAAAGTACCAACTATTATAATACTGATTCAATCGATAAAGTTGGAGAGCCTTTTGACGAAATTTCCTCTGGTTATGATGATTTAATGAATGGCAATGATAAGCAAGGTAATGATATTCCTGAAGTTCAAGAAGCATCTTTAATCGAGCTTTAG
- the erg5 gene encoding C-22 sterol desaturase Erg5 — translation MEMNQTETLIPAARNVIRVLGYEIEYSKWTICFALLAVCIAYDQISYQMQKGHIPGPRFKIPFMGSFLDSMKPTFEKYNAKWQTGPLSCVSVFHKFVVIASERDLARKILNSPSYVQPCVVDAGKKILKHTNWVFLDGRDHIEYRKGLNGLFTTRALASYLPAQEAVYNKYFKEFLAHSKDDYAQYMIPFRDINVATSCRTFCGYYISDDAIKHIADEYWKITAAMELVNFPIVLPFTKVWYGIQSRKVVMRYFMKAAAESRKNMEAGNAPACMMEEWIHEMIETRKYKSENKEGAEKPSVLIREFSDEEISLTFLSFLFASQDATSSAMTWLFQLLADHPDVLQKVREEQLRIRKGDIDVPLSLDLMEKMTYTRAVVKECLRLRPPVLMVPYRVKKAFPITPDYTVPKDAMVIPTLYGALHDSKVYPEPETFNPDRWAPNGLAEQSPKNWMVFGNGPHVCLGQRYAVNHLIACIGKASIMLDWKHKRTPDSDTQMIFATTFPQDMCYLKFSPFDASTVDWKNSKEAFSNEAVSAATVETESA, via the exons ATGGAGATGAATCAAACTGAGACTTTGATTCCTGCAGCCCGAAACGTTATTCGGGTGCTGGGATACGAAATTGAATATTCGAAATGGACAATTTGCTTCGCCCTTTTGGCTGTCTGCATTGCTTATGATCAAA tcTCGTATCAGATGCAAAAGGGGCATATCCCTGGACCTAGATTTAAGATCCCTTTCATGGGATCTTTCTTGGATAGTATGAAACCAACTTTTGAGAAATACAATGCTAAATGGCAAACCGGACCCCTTTCTTGTGTTTCTGTTTTCCACAAATTTGTTGTTATCGCTTCCGAACGCGATTTGGCCCGtaagattttaaattctcCAAGTTATGTTCAACCCTGCGTTGTTGATGCTGGAAAGAAAATTCTAAAACACACGAATTGGGTTTTTCTTGATGGTCGCGATCACATTGAGTACCGTAAAGGACTCAATGGTTTATTCACTACCCGTGCTCTTGCGTCTTATTTACCAGCCCAAGAAGCTGTTTAtaacaaatatttcaaagaaTTCCTCGCTCATAGTAAAGATGACTATGCTCAATATATGATTCCATTCCGTGACATAAATGTTGCTACCTCTTGTCGCACATTTTGCGGTTACTATATCTCCGACGATGCTATTAAGCACATTGCTGACGAATATTGGAAGATTACTGCTGCTATGGAGTTGGTTAACTTCCCTATCGTATTGCCGTTTACCAAAGTTTGGTACGGTATTCAATCACGCAAAGTCGTTATGCGCTACTTTATGAAGGCTGCTGCTGAATCCCGTAAGAACATGGAGGCTGGTAATGCCCCTGCTTGCATGATGGAAGAATGGATTCATGAAATGATCGAAACTCGTAAATACAAATCTGAAAATAAAGAGGGGGCTGAGAAGCCTAGTGTCCTTATTCGCGAGTTTTCTGATGAGGAAATTTCACTTACGTTTttgtcatttttatttgcttcCCAAGACGCTACTTCTAGTGCTATGACTTGGCTCTTTCAACTTTTGGCTGATCATCCTGATGTTTTGCAGAAGGTTCGTGAAGAACAGCTTCGTATTCGCAAAGGAGACATTGATGTCCCACTCAGCTTGGACTTGATGGAAAAGATGACTTATACCCGTGCCGTTGTTAAGGAATGTTTACGTCTTCGTCCTCCTGTATTGATGGTTCCTTATCGTGTTAAGAAAGCTTTCCCTATTACTCCTGACTACACAGTACCCAAGGATGCCATGGTTATTCCTACCCTCTATGGTGCACTTCACGATTCTAAGGTTTATCCAGAGCCAGAAACATTTAATCCTGACCGCTGGGCACCAAATGGTCTTGCCGAGCAAAGTCCTAAGAATTGGATGGTTTTTGGTAATGGTCCTCATGTATGTTTGGGCCAGCGTTATGCCGTTAATCATTTAATTGCTTGCATTGGAAAGGCCAGTATCATGCTTGATTGGAAACATAAAAGAACCCCTGACTCTGATACTCAAATGATTTTCGCTACGACATTTCCTCAAGATATGTGTTACCTCAAATTTTCACCTTTTGATGCTTCAACTGTTGACTGGAAAAACTCCAAGGAggctttttcaaatgaagCAGTCTCTGCCGCAACTGTGGAGACTGAGAGCGCTTGA